One window of Watersipora subatra chromosome 3, tzWatSuba1.1, whole genome shotgun sequence genomic DNA carries:
- the LOC137390414 gene encoding transmembrane protein 14C-like: protein MDVIHLLYGSLVAAGGVFGYAKSGSTASLTAGLISGGLITLGTYLASTGKDTLGQALVAFTALGLTFAMGKRYMNSHKMMPAGIVTIISVLILLRMIYEQFLK from the coding sequence ATGGACGTTATTCATCTTCTTTACGGTTCTCTTGTCGCTGCAGGAGGTGTCTTTGGTTATGCCAAGAGTGGCAGCACTGCAAGTTTAACTGCTGGCCTTATATCTGGTGGCCTCATAACGCTTGGAACCTATCTAGCCTCTACTGGCAAAGATACTCTTGGTCAGGCTCTCGTGGCTTTTACTGCTCTCGGGTTAACCTTTGCGATGGGAAAGCGCTATATGAATTCGCATAAAATGATGCCAGCGGGCATAGTGACAATTATTAGTGTGCTGATTTTACTGCGAATGATCTACGAACAGTTTCTTAAATAA
- the LOC137390415 gene encoding pantetheinase-like, with the protein MMAALLILLLTLTAFCSASDKGYYTAAVYEHALKEKTARSFVSRKEALDMMNSNLDILEYQAIIAKGKQADIFVFPEYGISGELFGLLDLDSYLEQIPQPDGMYCPCSKDYVQKGEEVLHRLSCIASNLSIYVAANMGDKVRCRDHDPDCPLFGYYHYNTEVVFDRNGCLVAKYHKQHLFQHERLLWDEPKEVEFSFFDTEFGRFGLMICFDSVYKSPGTVLVETFNVTNIIFSTLWTNVYPYYVSVAYHSGWARTMGVNLLSSNIHNIPEQVVGSGIYGPQAILNYTFNVTTDEGVLVIAQVPINNETKEEIIVSQVSKESQPTAVSDSKSFHSHIFGDDFLFTPLESNSGNITLCNGNICCHLHYAREGNTQIYALGIFDGTHYLQGKYYLEVCLLTTCSKDGKVCGTLPGNPAESFLFYNLTSLMNTIYTYPEVVSGDRFFSDWQFTNKGYVKTIQGSNQNVSSVVLLEE; encoded by the exons ATGATGGCAGCGCTGTTAATCCTTTTACTAACACTGACAGCCTTCTGTTCTGCCAGTGACAAAGGATATTACACAGCTGCAGTTTATGAGCATGCTCTAAAAGAAAAGACTGCTAGGAGCTTTGTAAGTCGAAAGGAAGCCCTGGATATGATGAACTCCAACTTGGATATCTTAGAATATCAAGCAATCATCGCCAAAGGAAAG CAAGCGGACATATTTGTTTTTCCTGAATATGGTATATCCGGAGAGCTCTTTGGATTACTAGACTTAGATTCTTACCTGGAGCAGATACCTCAACCAGATGGAATGTATTGCCCGTGTTCTAAAGATTACGTTCAGAAGGGAGAAGAGGTTCTACACCGTCTCAGTTGCATCGCTTCAAATCTAAGTATTTACGTAGCAGCGAATATGGGAGACAAAGTGCGGTGTAGAGATCATGACCCTGACTGTCCATTGTTTGGTTACTACCATTACAATACAGAAGTAGTGTTTGACAGGAATGGTTGTCTTGTTGCGAAATATCATAAGCAACATTTATTCCAACACGAAAGGTTGCTATGGGATGAGCCAAAGGAAGTGGAGTTTTCATTCTTTGATACTGAGTTTGGTCGGTTTGGTTTGATGATCTGCTTTGATTCAGTATACAAAAGCCCTGGCACAGTTTTGGTAGAAACCTTTAACGTAACAAATATTATATTCTCAACTTTGTGGACAAATGTATACCCTTATTATGTCTCCGTTGCTTATCACTCCGGTTGGGCTCGAACCATGGGTGTCAATCTCCTCTCCTCCAACATTCACAACATTCCTGAACAGGTCGTTGGTAGTGGTATTTATGGCCCACAGGCTATTCTGAATTACACATTCAATGTGACAACCGACGAAGGAGTATTAGTGATTGCCCAAGTTCCAATCAACAACGAAACCAAAGAGGAAATTATTGTTTCACAAGTCTCCAAGGAAAGCCAACCGACTGCTGTTAGCGACAGTAAATCTTTTCATTCGCACATCTTTGGTGATGACTTCTTATTTACTCCTTTAGAGTCAAACTCTGGTAATATCACTCTATGCAATGGAAACATCTGTTGCCATTTGCATTACGCACGAGAAGGTAACACCCAAATCTATGCTTTGGGAATCTTTGATGGGACTCACTATTTGCAAGGAAAGTATTACTTGGAAGTATGTCTGTTGACAACATGCTCCAAGGATGGAAAAGTATGTGGAACATTGCCAGGAAACCCGGCTGAGTCCTTTCTGTTCTACAATCTAACTAGCTTAATGAACACCATTTACACATACCCAGAGGTTGTATCAGGAGATAGGTTCTTTTCCGACTGGCAGTTCACAAACAAAGGATATGTCAAAACTATTCAAGGATCTAACCAAAACGTGTCTTCTGTAGTATTGTTAG AGGAGTAG